The following coding sequences lie in one Apium graveolens cultivar Ventura chromosome 3, ASM990537v1, whole genome shotgun sequence genomic window:
- the LOC141713053 gene encoding polyadenylate-binding protein-interacting protein 12-like isoform X1 yields MSIVKQNVNGGTHQMMMMMMMMMRDLEEMLSKLNPMAEEFVPPSLVNYKPFLHQIAAHFGYVSADNGFVMQLNSPVANGISTTRKKTGYGHAKKRVNSMTSVAQREEIIRRTVYVCDIDQQVTEEQLATLFIGCGQVVDCRVCGDPNSVLRFAFIEFMDRKVQGMLWVLLELCLVSIQLGFCLQKLQLHLLIQHFYHVPKMKGRCVQEQSIEQISIRRLLKQISNSFLSISVERLRVPLQH; encoded by the exons ATGAGCATAGTCAAGCAGAATGTAAATGGTGGGACCCAccagatgatgatgatgatgatgatgatgatgagagACTTGGAGGAAATGTTGTCCAAATTGAATCCTATGGCTGAGGAGTTTGTTCCACCTTCCCTTGTTAATTATAAGCCCTTCCTGCACCAAATTGCTGCTCATTTTGGTTATGTTTCCGCTGATAATGGTTTCGTAATGCAACTCAATTCTCCGGTTGCCAATGGAATTTCCACCACAAGG AAGAAAACTGGCTATGGACATGCTAAGAAAAGGGTTAATAGTATGACCAGTGTGGCTCAGAGAGAGGAGATTATCAGGAGGACAGTTTATGTTTGTGATATTGATCAGCAG GTTACCGAGGAACAACTTGCAACCCTATTTATTGGTTGCGGGCAG GTTGTCGACTGTCGTGTCTGTGGTGACCCTAATTCTGTTCTCCGCTTTGCCTTTATTGAGTTTATGGATAGG AAGGTGCAAGGAATGCTTTGGGTCTTGCTGGAACTATGCTTGGTTTCTATCCAGTTAGGGTTTTGCCTTCAAAAACTGCAATTGCACCTGTTAATCCAACATTTTTACCACGT TCCGAAGATGAAAGGGAGATGTGTTCAAGAACAATCTATTGAACAAATATCGATAAGAAG GTTACTCAAGCAGATATCAAACTCTTTTTTGAGCATTTCCGTGGAGAG GCTGAGAGTGCCATTGCAGCACTAA
- the LOC141713053 gene encoding polyadenylate-binding protein-interacting protein 12-like isoform X3 translates to MSIVKQNVNGGTHQMMMMMMMMMRDLEEMLSKLNPMAEEFVPPSLVNYKPFLHQIAAHFGYVSADNGFVMQLNSPVANGISTTRKKTGYGHAKKRVNSMTSVAQREEIIRRTVYVCDIDQQVVDCRVCGDPNSVLRFAFIEFMDRKVQGMLWVLLELCLVSIQLGFCLQKLQLHLLIQHFYHVPKMKGRCVQEQSIEQISIRRLLKQISNSFLSISVERLRVPLQH, encoded by the exons ATGAGCATAGTCAAGCAGAATGTAAATGGTGGGACCCAccagatgatgatgatgatgatgatgatgatgagagACTTGGAGGAAATGTTGTCCAAATTGAATCCTATGGCTGAGGAGTTTGTTCCACCTTCCCTTGTTAATTATAAGCCCTTCCTGCACCAAATTGCTGCTCATTTTGGTTATGTTTCCGCTGATAATGGTTTCGTAATGCAACTCAATTCTCCGGTTGCCAATGGAATTTCCACCACAAGG AAGAAAACTGGCTATGGACATGCTAAGAAAAGGGTTAATAGTATGACCAGTGTGGCTCAGAGAGAGGAGATTATCAGGAGGACAGTTTATGTTTGTGATATTGATCAGCAG GTTGTCGACTGTCGTGTCTGTGGTGACCCTAATTCTGTTCTCCGCTTTGCCTTTATTGAGTTTATGGATAGG AAGGTGCAAGGAATGCTTTGGGTCTTGCTGGAACTATGCTTGGTTTCTATCCAGTTAGGGTTTTGCCTTCAAAAACTGCAATTGCACCTGTTAATCCAACATTTTTACCACGT TCCGAAGATGAAAGGGAGATGTGTTCAAGAACAATCTATTGAACAAATATCGATAAGAAG GTTACTCAAGCAGATATCAAACTCTTTTTTGAGCATTTCCGTGGAGAG GCTGAGAGTGCCATTGCAGCACTAA
- the LOC141713053 gene encoding polyadenylate-binding protein-interacting protein 12-like isoform X2: MSIVKQNVNGGTHQMMMMMMMMMRDLEEMLSKLNPMAEEFVPPSLVNYKPFLHQIAAHFGYVSADNGFVMQLNSPVANGISTTRKTGYGHAKKRVNSMTSVAQREEIIRRTVYVCDIDQQVTEEQLATLFIGCGQVVDCRVCGDPNSVLRFAFIEFMDRKVQGMLWVLLELCLVSIQLGFCLQKLQLHLLIQHFYHVPKMKGRCVQEQSIEQISIRRLLKQISNSFLSISVERLRVPLQH, encoded by the exons ATGAGCATAGTCAAGCAGAATGTAAATGGTGGGACCCAccagatgatgatgatgatgatgatgatgatgagagACTTGGAGGAAATGTTGTCCAAATTGAATCCTATGGCTGAGGAGTTTGTTCCACCTTCCCTTGTTAATTATAAGCCCTTCCTGCACCAAATTGCTGCTCATTTTGGTTATGTTTCCGCTGATAATGGTTTCGTAATGCAACTCAATTCTCCGGTTGCCAATGGAATTTCCACCACAAGG AAAACTGGCTATGGACATGCTAAGAAAAGGGTTAATAGTATGACCAGTGTGGCTCAGAGAGAGGAGATTATCAGGAGGACAGTTTATGTTTGTGATATTGATCAGCAG GTTACCGAGGAACAACTTGCAACCCTATTTATTGGTTGCGGGCAG GTTGTCGACTGTCGTGTCTGTGGTGACCCTAATTCTGTTCTCCGCTTTGCCTTTATTGAGTTTATGGATAGG AAGGTGCAAGGAATGCTTTGGGTCTTGCTGGAACTATGCTTGGTTTCTATCCAGTTAGGGTTTTGCCTTCAAAAACTGCAATTGCACCTGTTAATCCAACATTTTTACCACGT TCCGAAGATGAAAGGGAGATGTGTTCAAGAACAATCTATTGAACAAATATCGATAAGAAG GTTACTCAAGCAGATATCAAACTCTTTTTTGAGCATTTCCGTGGAGAG GCTGAGAGTGCCATTGCAGCACTAA
- the LOC141713054 gene encoding protein CANDIDATE G-PROTEIN COUPLED RECEPTOR 7-like gives MRHFQFPQLLILLLLFIASTIPLTLGEIRVSEIRSDNRLTIPFDEFGFTHSGRLDLNVSHIKLSNPQIPKPELSQVGFFLTTRESWLHVIDQLIQRDIPCSLNSNLIKPVFVFDNLVGDRVDVSFQANDANQYTLVFANCVPNLKVSMNVRSAMFNVDPRTGHKVYLSAGKTSLPSIYFVFFLLYISLAGFWIFTIYSKILSVFRIHFFMLAVLVLKALNLLCETEDKSYIKRTGTAHGWDVLFYIFSFFKGIMLFTLIVLIGTGWSFIKPYLQGKEKKVLIIVIPLQVIANVAQIVIDETGPFGEDSDTWKKVFLLVDIVCCCAVLFPIVWSIKNLREAARTDGKAAVNLMKLTLFRQYYVVVICYIYFTRVVVYALETITSYRYEWTSVVAAELATLAFYIFTGYNFRPKAHNPYFAIDDEEEEAASEALKMEEEFEL, from the coding sequence ATGAGGCATTTTCAATTCCCCCAGCTCTTAATCCTCTTGTTGTTGTTCATCGCATCAACAATTCCATTGACCTTGGGTGAAATTCGGGTCAGTGAGATCCGATCCGACAATCGGCTGACTATCCCCTTCGATGAGTTCGGGTTTACCCACTCGGGTCGTCTGGATCTCAACGTTTCTCATATCAAACTCTCCAATCCCCAAATCCCTAAACCCGAACTCTCTCAAGTCGGCTTCTTTTTAACCACCCGAGAGTCTTGGCTACATGTTATTGATCAATTGATTCAACGTGACATTCCTTGTTCTCTCAATTCCAATCTTATTAAGCCCGTTTTTGTATTCGATAATCTTGTTGGTGATCGGGTCGATGTGTCTTTCCAAGCTAATGATGCCAATCAATATACGCTTGTTTTCGCTAATTGTGTTCCTAATCTCAAGGTTTCCATGAATGTCAGGTCTGCTATGTTTAATGTGGACCCTCGGACGGGGCACAAGGTTTATTTGTCCGCTGGTAAAACGTCCTTGCCTTCCATTTATTTTGTCTTCTTTTTGCTCTACATTTCGCTTGCTGGTTTTTGGATTTTTACTATATATTCCAAGATTTTGTCGGTTTTTAGGATACATTTCTTTATGTTAGCTGTGCTTGTCTtgaaagccttgaatttgttgtgCGAGACGGAGGATAAGTCGTATATTAAGAGAACTGGTACTGCTCATGGTTGGGATGTTTTGTTTTATATTTTTAGTTTTTTCAAGGGGATTATGTTGTTTACTTTGATTGTGTTGATTGGGACGGGTTGGTCATTTATTAAACCGTATTTGCAAGGTAAGGAGAAGAAGGTTTTGATCATTGTCATACCTTTGCAAGTGATTGCTAATGTGGCTCAGATTGTGATTGATGAGACCGGGCCGTTCGGGGAAGATTCGGATACGTGGAAGAAGGTGTTTTTGCTTGTTGATATAGTGTGTTGTTGTGCGGTTTTGTTTCCGATTGTGTGGTCAATTAAGAATCTTCGTGAAGCTGCTAGGACTGATGGAAAGGCTGCTGTGAACTTGATGAAGTTGACGTTGTTTAGGCAGTATTATGTGGTGGTTATATGTTATATCTACTTTACGAGGGTTGTGGTGTATGCACTAGAAACTATTACATCATATCGGTACGAGTGGACCTCTGTGGTGGCTGCTGAACTGGCTACACTTGCTTTTTACATATTCACTGGATATAATTTCAGGCCTAAGGCTCACAATCCAtattttgcaattgatgatgaagaagaggaagctGCTTCTGAAGCACTCAAAATGGAAGAAGAATTTGAATTGTGA